TTTTATATTAAGCTGACCAGCTTTCAGATGCCACAAGGTAAACAGAGATAAATGTAGTTATCTGTTGGCTGAAAGGTAAATGTAGCTCTACTGTTGCTGCAGACAGAGACGGATTCGCACCCAGCTGCCTTCCTCCCAAAGAAAGTTATGGATGAAACACCCTATCAGAAGCTTAACgctagaaacttttttttttttagaaacatagaTCATAACGCGCACACActtacccctatgaacacacacgcacaccctatcACTATAAGCATCTCTGAAAGGCTAGACTGACATATCTTGAGATAGAAACTTTCTATAGAAGgatccttgaaaaaaaaaagacaaaaacttTATATAAGCGAATTTGTAAAACTTTCTGCTGGAAATAGAGGAAAAATAGATGGCATACACATGCTACATTTATTTCCTCATTTCAGTTCTCTCATCCACTGTATCAGTTTCCGTTTTTCTGAACGCCTGCAAGCCGTTGGATTATCATTGATTGAAGTCGACGGATATGGTCACACTGGCTGCTGACTTTtgttttctcctcttttcttcacAAACTCTTTCCGTGAATGTTCTTCAGACTTGTCCAATATGTGTTCATCTGTGTCGTTAACAATTAGCGTGTCAAGACAATAGACGgatttctgctgctgctgcttctgcttgaggAATTGACGCAATTTTTGGCCATATACTTAGCACTACGAATAACGAAACAGGAGAGCAGATTGGCTTGCAGAGATTTCATGAAATAACAATAGTAGATAAGGTGTGGTAAGAGTAGGAAAGAAATCCAAACCAATAAACATGACACTGGAGTAGTGAAGCGTTGGCTCTGACCCTAGTAGCCAAGGCATTCAGAGAAGATTACAGCAATATATGGCAATTATATTGTTGCCTGTTACTAGGGGGATACAACAACTTTGACCTCAGCTGATGCGGCACCATCAGCTTTGTTCTTTTCAGCTTCTATTCTTTGCCTTGCAATCCTGACCCTCTCCTCTTTGGATAGTCGAAGCTTCACCCTCTGCTGCCGCTCCGCGAATGTCTCCAATCCGGCGTGCGACATCACGAGCGAGACAACAGTGAGGTACTCCCCTCCTGTGCCAAGGCTTTTGGCATGCAGGTAGCCCCTGCATCTACCAGCAGAGAAGCAGAGCATCTCGATCCATACACCTTTGATTACTTCCCACATCTTCTCATCACCCAATTGCATCAGCTCTTTCGCTAGAATCCAGGCGTCGCGAATAAAGCCGAAATTTGCAGACTCTGCCTTTCCAATAATCGCTTGAGTAAGTTCTTTTTCATCCAACAGAGAAACATCATCACCTTGGAGGATGTCATCGAGTTCATTGTAGGCAGTTGTGAACAGCACCCTTCTGCTGCTAGGCAGCAACATCTCAGGATTATCAAATAGAAGATGCATCATGTAGTTGGAGATTAGTCGACACAGTTTGGCACACTCATCAGAATCTGGAGATGCGCCCTCATGGTGAAAGCAGAAATCTGTGGCCAGATGCCAGAGAATGATGCTCTCATCGAAGGGCTTCTCTATACTGCTTCGGATAACAATATCTTCACACTCATTGCGCTCAAGTGTCCAATGGCCCCTGGTATCACTGAATTTCCAATAACTCTGAACATCCATTATACatttcatccatccatctttAGCATGAGCAGAAACTAAGTTTGTGATGTCCTTGGACGAGTAGCAAGGCTCATGTTGACCAAGCAAGGCTTTGCATTGTAAGCAATCCGCGATGGCCATCAATTTTTTGTGTCTTTTCTTATGGGCTAAGAACCCTATAAGATTGTGTTGGAAAACCACGTTGGACCATCCATTATTGTTAGAATAATATCCCCATGATAAGGAGGTGGAAATCTCTAGAAAATAGGTGACGTACAACAATATAAATGTAACTTTGATATCAATAACGTTGTAAGCTTCTTTCTGGCTACTATGGAAGAGGCCAATGGACACAATTGGCACTATTGCAGTAATTAACCATacaaagagagagaaatagttAGCAGATTGGTAATGAGGTCTATTTTGATCCTCCTCTTGCCAAACCTTGCTATAAAGAAGATCAAATGTATCAGAGAGCCCTGTACATAATGCTTCATAGATTCTGTCAGCGTCGAGCGACCAGAAGGATTCCAATTTAGTAAGACGATTAGGATAGGAGTATGCAAAGTCTACAAATAGCTTATCAGGTATAGAGAGATCCTTCTCTAACCGTCCAAGGTCCTCCTGACAGATTTTTAGGTTAGAGTTAGAGCTGCTGCTTCTTGCTTCTTCATTGCGTTTCATAAAATCCCTTGCTTTTTGAATGTATTCTTCATGCTCTACTTCCCTGTCGCTAGATTCGGTCATGGGTGAAGGATGGAAATTGCCGACTAAGCTAGTAAAGCTAGCCCTCTTGAGAGCCATTGGCTTGTCGAAGCATTTCAAAACCCCAAGAATAAAAAGCAGTATTGCTGCAGCTAGTAACCTCTTGTCGGCTGAGGGAGACCAAGATTTGGTAAACACGTAGAGAGCTACTATGACCTGGGACAATGGAGTTATCCAAGGTTGTTGATTTGTCTTAGAGATTTTGGTTCACGAAATAGTACATCAATTAGCATAACACAGTAAACAAGGAAAGGTATGGCACTGCATAAACCTAAGGCTCATTTAGCacacgggaaaaaaaaacagaaataagaaaaacataggaattgaGGTGTGATATTTGGGGATTATAAAACTTGTTGCTTCGATGCTTCGTAGGAAAACTAAAGAATTGGAGGAGAGATAGACAAGAGGCAAGTTTCCCATGAGAGGTCATGTTAGAAATGCTCACTAGTACATATcctctcatctgtgacggcccatcaCATGCCTGGGCAACGTGGGCCGTCAGAACGAAGTCTTCTCAATCGGATCTCAATTTTTGCCGTTGTAGATGTACTCGTCGGGGTGCATATTCctatagcccgtcaccgatgacgctcatctgtgacgggctcaaagttaggcccgattgagatgacctccactatctcaatcgggcccaaatactgagcccgtcacagatgagtgtcaTCGGTGATGGGCTCCAAAAaaaggcccgattgagatggccttaatgcccgtcaccgatgactcttATCGGTGTCGGGCTTCTATTTGTGCCCATTAGAGATTAGTGTGCGCCTGTTAGAGATGACATTtttttggcccgattgagatatactTTGCACACTATATATACTCCAGCAGTCCGTTGTCTGTAGTTATctcactgttcactattttggtgggaggttgAAGGGGGcgaatttttgtaatttttttccaaacaaaaacaggaaaatcataaaagtaagtaAAAGGGTACTAATCATTTTCtattaatttagtagtacttaTGTTATGAGATGTTaaaattttgttcatttttcagTGATGGATTGAAGTTGGATGTACACGACTGGCTTGAGGCATCAGTACAAGGAGTATAGAGATGGCGTATTAAGTTTTATGAAAGCCGCAGAGGAGGATAGGATAAGAAGAAACGACaagtacatgtgttgtccatgtagcGATTGTAGGAATGAGATTTTGTGGGAAGATGAAAAGGAAGTACACGCTCACTTGATACGCCGGGGATTCATGGAGAGTtacacatgttgggtgaagcatggagagcaagatcCGGGTACTAATGGTGCAGCTGCAGACGGAAGTGGTGCAGACAATCatgaagaaggagatgaagaagagcatgacatgtttgtcccatctccattgggcggtgaaatggttgatgtagACCCTGATCTGCTGCAAaacatgttacgtgacgttgatGACTCGGCTATGAACGAGAGAGATTccatgaagttcagcaggttggtcaaTGACTCGAAGACTCCTCTATACACAGGATGCAAGCCAAAGCTCTATACGCAGGATGCAAGCCAAAGCACACCAAATTGTCAGCAACATTAGACATAATGAAGTTGAAGGCTAGTAGGGAATGCTAAAGGACATGCTTCCTcaggagaacacattgcccgagacgacatatgAAGCAAAACAGGTTCTGTATCCCCTGGGTTAGAGGTCCGGAGAATTCACGCATGTCCAAACGATTGCATATAGTACCACAAGCAATACACGGACTTAGAtgcttgtcccgtctgcaaggcttcttgatacaagcgaaagaagaGCACGAGGGAGGGAAAGAAGTCAAAGCggggtggtccggcaaaggctgtgtggtatctaccaatCATTGATTGTTTCTAGAGAATATTTGTCAACCCCAATGAAgcaaagttagtacgttggcatgccacagagagaaggaa
The nucleotide sequence above comes from Oryza glaberrima chromosome 11, OglaRS2, whole genome shotgun sequence. Encoded proteins:
- the LOC127755189 gene encoding uncharacterized protein LOC127755189; the encoded protein is MGLSSAVQWWEEWQLRILVLGSLGVQFYLAIFANARKKHIRALFRFSIWLAYLGGDALAIYALATLFNRQKKLQYKASSRDLEVLWAPILLIHLGGQIFSISAYNIEDNELWRRHIVTAVSQVIVALYVFTKSWSPSADKRLLAAAILLFILGVLKCFDKPMALKRASFTSLVGNFHPSPMTESSDREVEHEEYIQKARDFMKRNEEARSSSSNSNLKICQEDLGRLEKDLSIPDKLFVDFAYSYPNRLTKLESFWSLDADRIYEALCTGLSDTFDLLYSKVWQEEDQNRPHYQSANYFSLFVWLITAIVPIVSIGLFHSSQKEAYNVIDIKVTFILLYVTYFLEISTSLSWGYYSNNNGWSNVVFQHNLIGFLAHKKRHKKLMAIADCLQCKALLGQHEPCYSSKDITNLVSAHAKDGWMKCIMDVQSYWKFSDTRGHWTLERNECEDIVIRSSIEKPFDESIILWHLATDFCFHHEGASPDSDECAKLCRLISNYMMHLLFDNPEMLLPSSRRVLFTTAYNELDDILQGDDVSLLDEKELTQAIIGKAESANFGFIRDAWILAKELMQLGDEKMWEVIKGVWIEMLCFSAGRCRGYLHAKSLGTGGEYLTVVSLVMSHAGLETFAERQQRVKLRLSKEERVRIARQRIEAEKNKADGAASAEVKVVVSP